One window of Geotoga petraea genomic DNA carries:
- a CDS encoding phosphate signaling complex PhoU family protein: MEYKKSNDISNFKKENLKIYLNNVLKMGRIVQGMFYKFKDAYFEKDKNLCNEIIKQDDRLDFLETKLEYEGLSMLGSQNFTGVYLKATMLGIKMSYIFENMGDLCEKNAKLNLEILKLPQLVNMLSFEDIFSQSQKMLTLSLKLLSNFVNLDIQKLIEEESQKNFFLSAKEICFLNQDVNSLLSAFKKILYRSKEQTKTINLHLNVLSNIEQFADFSTNISENVIWALSGSKYKCRGKDLEYFYSYEEEL, encoded by the coding sequence ATGGAATATAAAAAATCAAACGATATTAGCAACTTTAAAAAAGAAAATTTAAAAATATATTTAAACAACGTTTTAAAAATGGGAAGAATAGTTCAAGGCATGTTTTACAAATTTAAAGATGCCTATTTTGAAAAGGATAAAAACTTATGTAACGAAATTATTAAACAAGATGACAGGTTAGACTTTTTAGAAACAAAATTAGAGTATGAGGGTTTATCTATGCTTGGCTCACAAAATTTTACAGGAGTATATTTAAAAGCTACCATGCTTGGAATAAAAATGAGTTATATTTTTGAAAATATGGGAGATCTTTGTGAAAAAAACGCAAAATTAAACCTTGAAATTCTTAAACTCCCTCAATTAGTTAATATGCTTAGCTTCGAGGACATTTTTTCTCAAAGCCAAAAGATGTTGACCCTTTCTTTAAAATTATTATCAAATTTCGTCAATTTAGACATACAAAAACTAATTGAAGAAGAATCTCAAAAAAATTTTTTCTTATCGGCAAAAGAGATTTGCTTTTTGAATCAAGATGTAAATTCTTTACTATCAGCATTTAAAAAGATTTTGTATAGATCAAAAGAACAAACGAAAACAATTAATTTGCATTTAAATGTTTTATCGAATATTGAACAATTTGCCGACTTTTCAACTAATATATCAGAAAATGTAATATGGGCACTAAGCGGATCAAAATATAAATGCAGAGGGAAAGATTTAGAGTATTTCTACTCATACGAGGAAGAACTATGA
- a CDS encoding NAD(+)/NADH kinase → MKIILFFNPFKIDLERIKKTIYPVFKKYNIQILKILSAGSGLKEDIAESADYYVVLGGDGTVLRIAEMAAINQKPIIGINLGNLGFLNAFSQDQIEKAARDIINNKLRFSDRLAINCSISGKKYTALNDIVIQKSQPLGTIDLEVKIENHTVYSFLGDGVIVSSPTGSTGYSLSAGGPIIHPSLEVIELIPLAPHALNIRPIIVPTKKNININIKTIASGFAYVTGDGDIIHRLESGMALTVNGAEKKIKLAEQCDDDYFTLLNSKLAFGRRFE, encoded by the coding sequence ATGAAAATTATTTTATTTTTTAACCCCTTTAAAATCGATCTTGAAAGAATTAAAAAAACCATATATCCAGTTTTTAAAAAATATAATATTCAAATATTAAAAATTTTATCAGCAGGCTCGGGATTAAAAGAAGATATCGCAGAGAGTGCTGATTATTATGTTGTTCTTGGTGGTGATGGAACAGTTTTAAGAATAGCTGAAATGGCCGCTATAAATCAAAAACCAATTATAGGTATAAATCTCGGTAATTTAGGTTTTTTAAATGCTTTTTCACAGGATCAAATTGAAAAAGCAGCTAGAGATATAATAAATAATAAACTTAGATTCTCAGATAGACTTGCAATAAATTGTTCAATCAGCGGTAAAAAGTACACTGCATTGAACGACATTGTAATCCAAAAAAGTCAACCATTGGGAACCATTGATTTAGAAGTAAAAATAGAAAATCACACAGTTTACTCATTTCTCGGAGATGGAGTGATTGTTTCTTCTCCAACAGGTTCAACTGGTTATTCATTATCAGCTGGTGGACCTATAATCCATCCTTCATTAGAAGTAATTGAATTAATCCCTTTAGCTCCTCATGCTTTAAACATAAGGCCTATAATAGTTCCCACAAAAAAGAACATTAACATAAACATTAAAACTATCGCCTCTGGATTTGCTTATGTGACAGGTGATGGCGATATTATCCATAGATTAGAATCTGGAATGGCTTTAACTGTAAATGGGGCAGAGAAAAAAATTAAGTTAGCAGAACAATGCGATGATGACTACTTCACATTACTAAATTCAAAACTCGCTTTCGGTAGGAGGTTTGAATAA
- a CDS encoding YggT family protein: MFAIGNLLEAISYILRISINFLQISIIISVIMSFLVPYYSKIRAFFDGVSDIILNPIRRYLPVHAGPFDLSPAIAILVLIFLDRFLIQTLFDIASRLG, translated from the coding sequence ATGTTTGCAATAGGAAATCTTTTAGAAGCAATTTCTTATATACTAAGAATATCTATTAATTTTCTTCAGATTAGCATAATAATATCTGTTATAATGAGTTTTTTAGTGCCCTATTACAGTAAAATAAGAGCTTTTTTTGACGGAGTTTCAGACATCATATTAAATCCTATTAGAAGATATTTGCCTGTTCATGCAGGACCTTTTGATCTTTCTCCTGCTATCGCTATACTTGTGTTAATATTTTTAGATAGGTTTTTAATACAAACTCTCTTTGATATTGCTTCAAGATTGGGATGA
- a CDS encoding YggS family pyridoxal phosphate-dependent enzyme yields MDKIKDRLKNVKSIINSINPNAKLVVVSKFFPEENILEVLNEGHNIFGESKAQELRDKYENLKNKKIEWHFIGSIQTNKIKYIVPICDLIHSVYREKEMKEIDKRAKENGKIQQILLEVNVSGEESKSGININSVKNLLNSSLKFENIRVVGLMTMAPLTENEEIIRSTFKKLKDLKEELKDEYKDLKELSMGMSNDFKIALEEGATIVRIGSKIFGKRNY; encoded by the coding sequence ATGGATAAAATAAAAGATAGATTAAAAAATGTAAAAAGTATTATAAATTCTATTAATCCCAATGCAAAATTAGTTGTCGTATCTAAATTTTTCCCTGAAGAAAATATTTTAGAAGTTTTAAATGAAGGACATAATATTTTTGGGGAAAGTAAAGCCCAAGAACTAAGAGACAAATACGAAAATTTAAAAAACAAAAAAATTGAATGGCATTTTATTGGCTCAATACAGACCAATAAAATAAAATATATTGTGCCTATATGTGATTTAATCCATTCTGTATATAGAGAAAAAGAAATGAAAGAAATAGATAAAAGAGCTAAAGAGAACGGAAAAATACAACAAATTCTTCTCGAAGTTAATGTTAGTGGTGAAGAGTCGAAGTCAGGAATTAATATTAATTCTGTCAAGAATTTGCTGAATAGTTCGTTAAAATTTGAAAATATAAGAGTTGTTGGCTTGATGACAATGGCTCCACTAACAGAAAATGAAGAAATCATTAGAAGTACATTTAAAAAATTGAAGGATCTCAAAGAGGAATTAAAAGATGAATACAAAGATTTAAAAGAACTTTCTATGGGAATGTCAAATGATTTTAAAATAGCTTTAGAAGAAGGAGCAACTATTGTTAGAATTGGTTCAAAAATTTTCGGAAAACGAAATTATTAG
- the ruvB gene encoding Holliday junction branch migration DNA helicase RuvB: protein MEFEDKGLLNPLDKQDEVNIVNLRPKFLNEYIGQNTIKRKLNVAIDAAKLRKENLDHTILAGPPGLGKTTMANVIANEMGSNIQITSGPVLERAGDLAAILTNLSTGDILFIDEIHRLNRSVEEILYSAMEDFQLDIMIGKGPSARSIRVDLQPFTLIGATTRLGLLASPLRSRFGLILEMDFYPADDLKEIIVRSADLLDIKINDDAALLLAQRSRGTPRIANRLLKRVRDFVQVKEKDTIDIEHVEETMKLYEIDHFGLDEMDRKILKTVIINYKGGPVGINALGSSLGIESDTISEVYEPYLLQNGFLIRTHRGRLATDKAYKHLKLSQNHKDLNLWGDSNG from the coding sequence ATGGAATTTGAAGATAAAGGGCTTTTAAACCCTTTAGATAAACAGGACGAGGTTAACATTGTTAACCTTCGTCCTAAGTTTTTAAATGAATATATTGGCCAAAACACTATAAAAAGAAAGCTGAATGTCGCAATTGACGCAGCAAAATTGAGAAAAGAAAATTTGGATCATACAATTTTGGCAGGGCCCCCCGGCCTTGGTAAAACAACTATGGCCAATGTAATTGCAAATGAAATGGGGTCAAATATTCAAATAACAAGTGGCCCTGTACTTGAAAGAGCTGGCGATTTGGCTGCAATTTTGACAAACCTATCAACAGGTGACATATTGTTTATAGATGAAATTCACAGACTGAACAGGTCTGTTGAAGAAATTCTATACTCTGCCATGGAAGATTTTCAACTGGATATTATGATAGGTAAAGGACCTTCGGCAAGATCAATAAGAGTAGATTTACAACCTTTCACACTTATTGGGGCAACAACCAGACTGGGGCTTTTGGCCTCACCTTTAAGAAGCAGATTTGGTTTGATTTTAGAGATGGATTTTTACCCTGCTGATGACTTGAAAGAAATAATAGTTAGGTCTGCAGATTTATTAGATATAAAAATCAATGATGATGCTGCTTTACTTCTTGCACAAAGGTCTAGAGGAACTCCAAGAATTGCCAACAGACTTTTAAAAAGAGTTAGAGATTTTGTTCAAGTAAAAGAAAAAGATACAATAGACATTGAACATGTAGAAGAGACAATGAAGTTATATGAAATAGATCATTTTGGTTTAGATGAAATGGATAGAAAAATTTTAAAAACTGTTATAATAAATTATAAAGGTGGACCTGTTGGTATCAATGCGTTGGGTAGTTCATTAGGTATAGAAAGCGATACAATAAGCGAAGTTTATGAACCCTACTTATTACAGAACGGTTTTCTTATTAGAACACACAGAGGCCGATTGGCAACAGACAAAGCATACAAACATTTGAAATTGTCTCAAAATCATAAAGATTTGAATTTATGGGGTGATTCTAATGGATAA
- the asnS gene encoding asparagine--tRNA ligase: MSSSWVYIKDLKDYLDKKIILKGWMWNKRSSGKIAFLQIRDGYGFVQVIAEKSVLGEDFFNEIKKLKNESSLIIEGTVKKDDRSPVGVEILAEKIEIIHEPNEDYPISNKEHGIDFLMENRHLWLRSRKQFHILRVRNQIIKAIREFYLENDFTLIDTPIFTGSIGESAGNTFEMEYFDYGKVYLAQTGQLYLEAACQSLGKVFNLGPTFRAEKSKTRRHLIEFWMNEAEVAFYEHEDNIKLQNDLVNYIVKSVLENVRDDLEALERDISKLEAVNGEFPRITYTEAVEVLQNQGYNINWGDDLGAEHETKLSSKYDKPLIIEKYPKHAKAFYMQPDPQNPEVVLCDDMLAPEGYGEIIGASERIWKEEVLLKRLEEENLSKDDYQWYLDLRKFGSVPHSGFGLGIERTVAWICGLEHIRETIPFPRTLYRVYP, from the coding sequence ATGAGTTCTAGTTGGGTATATATAAAAGATCTAAAAGACTATTTAGACAAAAAAATAATTTTAAAAGGGTGGATGTGGAACAAACGATCTTCTGGAAAAATTGCTTTTTTACAAATTAGAGATGGATATGGTTTTGTGCAAGTTATAGCTGAAAAATCTGTTCTTGGAGAAGATTTCTTTAATGAAATTAAAAAATTAAAAAATGAATCAAGTTTGATAATAGAGGGAACTGTAAAGAAAGATGACAGATCTCCTGTTGGTGTTGAAATATTAGCTGAAAAAATTGAAATTATTCATGAGCCAAATGAAGATTATCCTATTTCTAATAAAGAGCATGGCATAGACTTTCTTATGGAAAATAGGCACTTATGGTTAAGATCCAGAAAACAATTTCATATATTGAGAGTTAGAAACCAAATTATTAAAGCTATAAGAGAGTTTTACTTGGAAAATGATTTTACTTTAATAGACACACCAATTTTCACAGGTTCTATTGGAGAATCAGCCGGTAACACTTTTGAAATGGAATATTTTGATTATGGAAAAGTTTATCTTGCTCAAACAGGACAACTATATCTTGAAGCTGCTTGCCAGTCCTTAGGGAAAGTTTTTAACTTAGGACCTACTTTTAGAGCTGAAAAATCAAAAACAAGAAGACATTTAATAGAATTCTGGATGAATGAAGCTGAAGTAGCATTTTATGAACACGAAGATAATATAAAACTCCAAAACGATTTAGTCAACTACATTGTTAAATCTGTTTTAGAAAATGTTAGAGATGATTTAGAAGCTTTAGAAAGAGATATTTCCAAACTGGAAGCTGTTAATGGAGAATTCCCGAGAATCACTTATACAGAAGCAGTTGAAGTACTACAAAATCAAGGTTATAATATTAATTGGGGAGACGACTTAGGTGCCGAACACGAAACAAAATTATCTTCTAAATATGACAAGCCTCTTATAATAGAAAAATATCCAAAACATGCTAAAGCTTTTTACATGCAACCTGATCCACAAAATCCTGAAGTCGTTTTATGTGACGATATGTTAGCTCCTGAAGGATATGGCGAAATTATTGGAGCTTCAGAAAGAATTTGGAAAGAAGAAGTTCTTCTTAAAAGATTAGAAGAAGAAAACCTTTCTAAAGATGACTATCAGTGGTACCTTGATTTAAGAAAATTTGGTAGTGTACCTCATAGTGGTTTTGGATTAGGAATTGAAAGAACTGTTGCCTGGATCTGTGGATTAGAACACATAAGAGAAACAATCCCTTTTCCAAGAACATTATATAGAGTGTACCCTTAA
- a CDS encoding HD-GYP domain-containing protein, with amino-acid sequence MLAPVFFLDKLSGEQVLIIKNTFEKKNFKTTKDIDKADIIITNDAKKNFVDKITIYINENKVFFKDKNTKLEISGEFENILDTVIIHSFSSFKGCRPFEFLDFTEKTSKKISKFLQALVITMEVEDKDTKMSHSQRVAYYSEKFAKYLKWDQQKISKIKELAMLHDIGRIGIEQLMLFTPTRINDFETWDLEHTVTGSIFLSSLDELWWTVPVIRSHHENWNGSGYPDGLSGEDIPYLARFIGIVDWFDIATHTASSEFEGMMTIQDAIKYIDKKSGIIFDPVLSKEFLNFISEHLKNNKFI; translated from the coding sequence ATGTTAGCTCCTGTTTTCTTTTTAGACAAACTAAGTGGAGAACAAGTTTTAATTATAAAAAATACTTTTGAGAAAAAAAACTTTAAAACAACAAAGGATATAGATAAAGCAGACATTATCATAACTAATGACGCCAAAAAAAATTTTGTTGACAAAATAACTATATATATAAATGAAAATAAAGTTTTCTTTAAAGATAAAAATACCAAATTAGAAATTTCTGGTGAGTTCGAAAATATTTTAGATACAGTAATTATTCATTCCTTTTCTTCTTTTAAAGGATGTAGACCTTTCGAATTTCTCGATTTTACAGAAAAAACTTCAAAGAAGATTTCAAAATTTTTACAAGCTTTGGTAATAACAATGGAAGTAGAAGATAAAGATACAAAAATGAGTCATTCACAACGTGTTGCTTATTATTCAGAAAAATTTGCAAAATATTTGAAATGGGACCAACAAAAAATTTCAAAAATTAAAGAACTTGCAATGTTGCACGATATTGGCAGAATAGGTATCGAGCAATTAATGCTTTTTACCCCGACAAGGATAAACGATTTTGAAACATGGGATTTGGAACACACAGTAACAGGCTCTATATTTCTAAGTTCTCTTGACGAACTTTGGTGGACAGTTCCCGTGATTAGAAGTCATCATGAAAATTGGAATGGGTCGGGTTATCCTGATGGATTATCTGGTGAAGATATTCCTTATTTAGCCAGGTTTATAGGAATTGTCGATTGGTTTGATATTGCCACCCACACTGCCTCATCAGAATTCGAAGGTATGATGACTATACAAGATGCAATAAAATATATAGATAAAAAGTCAGGTATAATATTTGATCCAGTTTTGAGCAAAGAGTTTCTAAATTTTATAAGCGAGCATTTAAAAAACAACAAATTTATATAA
- the tilS gene encoding tRNA lysidine(34) synthetase TilS: MLNEFEKKIYKFIKNYNIYEKYDKILLAISGGKDSMSLLKVMYKISKIMNLEIGVAHFNHKLRKESEEEKIFVEEEAKKLKIKYYYGEANEKNYKNIELSARNMRYDFLFDIAKKNNYNKIATAHHMSDLVETIIYRLSRGTGIYGVSGLLPINEMLTRPMLTVTLKEIINYVTIDNVKYKIDKSNFENNYSRNRIRNKILPELELINDNFENNFFKFARIAWEYRQQVENEYLKRIHQNENKFYFDIKKDIFDEEVLRLFFLRCKQYPPNYEETKKIIKMGSKKSKQFKGIKIEKNKNTLIIERE; this comes from the coding sequence ATGCTTAATGAATTTGAAAAGAAAATTTATAAATTTATAAAGAATTATAACATATATGAAAAATATGATAAAATATTATTAGCAATATCTGGTGGTAAAGATAGCATGAGTTTATTAAAAGTAATGTATAAAATATCTAAAATAATGAATTTAGAAATTGGAGTTGCACATTTTAACCATAAACTTAGAAAAGAGAGTGAAGAAGAGAAAATATTTGTTGAGGAAGAGGCAAAAAAATTAAAAATTAAATATTATTATGGTGAGGCAAATGAAAAAAATTATAAAAATATAGAATTATCTGCAAGGAACATGAGATATGATTTTTTGTTTGATATTGCAAAAAAAAACAACTATAATAAAATAGCAACGGCCCATCATATGAGTGATCTTGTAGAAACTATCATTTATAGGCTTTCCAGAGGAACTGGAATTTATGGTGTATCAGGTTTGTTGCCTATTAACGAAATGTTAACAAGGCCAATGTTAACTGTAACTTTGAAAGAGATAATAAATTATGTTACAATTGATAATGTTAAATATAAAATTGATAAATCCAATTTTGAAAATAATTATTCAAGAAATAGAATTAGAAATAAAATATTACCTGAATTAGAATTAATAAACGATAACTTTGAAAATAACTTTTTTAAATTTGCCAGAATTGCTTGGGAATATAGACAACAAGTAGAAAATGAATATTTAAAACGTATACATCAAAATGAAAACAAATTTTATTTTGATATAAAAAAAGATATTTTTGATGAAGAGGTTTTAAGATTATTCTTTCTTAGATGTAAACAATATCCACCCAATTATGAGGAGACTAAAAAAATTATCAAAATGGGGAGCAAAAAAAGCAAACAGTTTAAAGGTATAAAGATAGAAAAAAATAAAAATACTTTAATAATAGAAAGGGAGTAA
- the ftsH gene encoding ATP-dependent zinc metalloprotease FtsH, protein MSDDKNNKNNKNQKRINPVIIVIYFIIASIMVLSIFLINNNSNQSELTYDQFLQMINEERVASMQVENTGSINLTTKDGSEFELYAPRILQEREFLYGLANKGINIKFVEGIGSSWWVNLLTYLLPIAFFIFLWIMILRPRNSGNRGIGVSKSPAKKYDVNRPKVTFNDVAGIQEAKEELIDIVKFLKNPDSFSKIGARMPKGLLLVGEPGTGKTLLARAVAGEAGVPFYFISGSDFVEMFVGVGASRVRELFKEAKKEKSAIIFIDEIDAVGRARGAGLGGGNDEREQTLNSLLVEMDGFEVNSGIVVMAATNRPDILDRALLRPGRFDKKIIIDRPDLEGREEILKIHMKGKKIEPNVDVHTLALRTPGFVGADLENLINEAALLAAGNGRKTIKMEDCEEAIERVIAGPERKSRIISENERRIIAFHELGHAIVGHLLPNADPVHKVTIVPRGHSALGYTLQIPEEDKFLTSKSEFYDRITTMLAGRASEELFFNEITSGAGNDLKRATKLAKVMILQLGMSKKIGPIAWGEEEGEVFLGKDLAKTKNYSEDTADEVDSEIRKIINDCYKIAKEKLEENKEKVEYIADILLKKETISGDDLEELMEKEAYQIKYIYETKYKV, encoded by the coding sequence TTGTCAGATGATAAAAACAATAAAAACAATAAGAATCAAAAAAGAATAAATCCGGTAATTATAGTAATTTACTTTATTATAGCAAGTATAATGGTTCTATCAATTTTTTTAATAAATAACAATTCTAATCAAAGTGAATTGACTTATGATCAGTTTTTACAAATGATAAACGAAGAAAGAGTTGCAAGTATGCAAGTAGAAAACACAGGAAGTATTAACTTAACAACTAAGGATGGAAGCGAATTTGAATTATATGCACCAAGAATATTACAAGAAAGAGAGTTTTTGTATGGTTTAGCAAACAAGGGTATAAATATTAAGTTTGTAGAGGGAATAGGGTCAAGCTGGTGGGTGAACCTTTTAACATACCTTTTGCCTATTGCATTTTTTATATTCTTGTGGATAATGATATTAAGGCCAAGAAACAGCGGCAATAGGGGAATTGGAGTTTCAAAAAGTCCTGCTAAAAAATACGATGTTAATAGACCTAAAGTAACGTTCAATGATGTTGCTGGTATTCAAGAGGCAAAAGAAGAATTAATTGATATAGTAAAATTTCTTAAAAATCCTGATTCTTTTAGTAAAATAGGTGCCAGGATGCCAAAAGGGTTGCTCTTGGTTGGTGAACCCGGTACTGGTAAAACATTGTTAGCACGAGCAGTTGCTGGCGAAGCAGGCGTGCCTTTTTACTTTATAAGTGGTTCTGATTTTGTTGAAATGTTTGTTGGAGTTGGAGCTTCAAGAGTTAGAGAACTATTTAAAGAAGCTAAAAAAGAAAAATCTGCCATAATTTTTATAGATGAAATTGATGCTGTCGGTAGGGCAAGAGGTGCCGGCTTGGGTGGTGGAAATGATGAAAGAGAACAAACTTTAAATTCACTTTTAGTAGAGATGGACGGTTTTGAAGTCAATTCAGGTATAGTAGTAATGGCTGCAACTAATAGACCGGATATACTTGATAGAGCTTTATTAAGGCCTGGAAGATTTGACAAAAAAATTATTATCGATAGACCAGATTTGGAAGGCAGAGAGGAAATCTTAAAAATACACATGAAAGGGAAAAAAATAGAACCGAATGTTGATGTGCACACTTTAGCACTTAGAACTCCTGGATTTGTTGGGGCAGATTTAGAAAATTTAATAAATGAAGCAGCCTTATTAGCTGCAGGAAATGGTAGAAAAACAATTAAAATGGAAGATTGTGAAGAAGCAATAGAGAGAGTAATAGCGGGGCCAGAAAGAAAATCAAGAATTATTTCTGAAAATGAAAGAAGAATTATAGCTTTTCATGAATTGGGACATGCGATTGTTGGGCATTTGCTTCCGAATGCAGATCCAGTTCACAAGGTTACTATAGTACCAAGGGGCCATTCGGCTTTAGGTTATACATTGCAAATTCCCGAGGAAGATAAATTTTTAACATCAAAATCAGAATTTTATGATCGAATAACTACAATGCTTGCAGGAAGAGCTTCTGAAGAATTATTTTTTAACGAAATTACCTCTGGAGCTGGGAATGATCTTAAAAGAGCCACTAAATTAGCAAAAGTAATGATTTTACAATTAGGTATGAGTAAAAAAATAGGTCCAATAGCCTGGGGAGAGGAAGAAGGAGAAGTTTTCCTTGGTAAGGACTTGGCTAAAACAAAAAATTACTCAGAAGATACAGCCGATGAAGTAGATTCTGAAATAAGAAAAATTATTAATGATTGTTATAAAATAGCTAAAGAAAAACTTGAGGAAAATAAAGAAAAAGTAGAGTATATAGCTGATATTCTTTTGAAAAAAGAAACAATATCAGGAGACGACTTAGAAGAATTAATGGAAAAAGAAGCTTACCAAATAAAATATATATATGAAACAAAATATAAAGTATAA
- a CDS encoding thioesterase family protein: MNKDINNIVDKEYNFNFKFSSEDLIWSEDDDLLNDKLLSTSSLIEEIHKAAFEILSDYLGNDETSVVSNIKLTHLSLTPYDTNVYLKIIPEKIINNNIYFKGEAFDEINKIAEFNLIRTVVSKKYLKKQKEEKIKTINKI; encoded by the coding sequence ATGAATAAAGATATTAATAACATTGTTGATAAAGAATACAATTTTAATTTTAAATTTAGCTCAGAAGATTTGATATGGTCTGAAGATGATGATTTATTAAACGATAAATTATTAAGTACTTCTTCGTTAATTGAAGAGATTCATAAAGCTGCTTTTGAAATATTATCGGATTATCTTGGAAATGATGAAACATCAGTAGTTTCAAATATAAAGCTAACACATCTTTCTCTAACTCCGTACGATACAAATGTTTATTTGAAAATTATTCCAGAAAAAATTATTAACAATAACATTTATTTTAAAGGTGAAGCTTTTGATGAAATAAATAAAATTGCTGAATTTAATTTAATTAGAACAGTTGTGTCAAAAAAATATTTAAAAAAACAAAAAGAAGAAAAAATAAAAACAATAAATAAAATTTAA
- a CDS encoding response regulator transcription factor: MAKKTIMIVEDDPAISEMLSINLSKEGYDVLSAGSADEALKVVEEKDVDFFIVDIMLPGSMDGFDLIRIIKSNENHKATPVLILSAKDDAADKVAGLELGSDDYVTKPFNVRELLARIKSIFRRQTTASQMKEEGPKKISAKDLVIDTERLEVWVRGELVSLTPLEFDLLVFLAKNEGKVFNRDVLLDKLWGYDYYGDTRTVDVHIRRLRTKIEEDPSNPKYIITVRGKGYKFRDPGKDKND; the protein is encoded by the coding sequence ATGGCAAAGAAAACTATTATGATAGTTGAAGATGATCCTGCAATTTCTGAAATGCTATCAATTAATCTTTCAAAAGAAGGATATGATGTATTATCAGCAGGTTCAGCAGATGAAGCTCTTAAGGTAGTTGAAGAAAAAGATGTAGACTTTTTCATTGTAGATATAATGTTACCTGGTTCTATGGATGGATTTGATTTAATAAGAATTATTAAAAGTAACGAGAATCACAAAGCAACTCCGGTATTAATATTAAGTGCTAAAGATGATGCTGCCGATAAAGTTGCTGGATTAGAATTAGGTAGTGATGACTATGTTACAAAACCATTCAATGTAAGAGAGTTGTTAGCAAGAATTAAAAGTATTTTTAGAAGACAAACTACAGCTTCACAGATGAAAGAAGAAGGCCCAAAGAAAATATCTGCAAAAGACTTAGTAATTGATACAGAAAGATTGGAGGTTTGGGTTAGAGGAGAATTAGTTAGTTTAACTCCATTAGAATTTGATCTTTTAGTATTCCTTGCAAAAAATGAAGGTAAAGTATTTAACAGAGATGTTCTTTTAGATAAATTATGGGGTTATGATTACTATGGAGATACCAGAACAGTTGATGTGCACATAAGAAGATTAAGAACAAAAATTGAAGAAGATCCTTCAAATCCAAAATATATTATAACCGTAAGAGGTAAAGGATATAAGTTTAGAGATCCAGGAAAAGATAAAAACGATTAA